In Methanothermus fervidus DSM 2088, a single genomic region encodes these proteins:
- a CDS encoding methionine aminopeptidase, type II (COGs: COG0024 Methionine aminopeptidase~InterPro IPR000994: IPR001714: IPR018349: IPR002468~KEGG: mth:MTH1296 methionine aminopeptidase~PFAM: peptidase M24~PRIAM: Methionyl aminopeptidase~SPTR: P22624 Probable methionine aminopeptidase (Fragment)~TIGRFAM: methionine aminopeptidase, type II~PFAM: Metallopeptidase family M24~TIGRFAM: methionine aminopeptidase, type II) codes for MEKFKKAGKIASKVRKKAIKAVKGEMKILDLAEFIENEIEKMGAKPAFPCNISVNEITAHYSPPCNDDRKILPGDLVKIDIGVHVDGFIGDTATTVLVEGYEDLKNYNDELAEKNKKMIEAAESALENAINTIRDGVEIGKIGEVIENTINKFGFKPISNLTGHSIDRWVLHSGLSIPNVKGQNSHKLREGDVVAIEPFATDGVGYVVDKPETYIFRFLRDRPVRDPYALRVLRHVKKEYRTLPFAERWLEKKLGSKGLKHALKVLIRPRIIYPYHVLKEKSDSWVSQAEHTVLVEKDACVVLTE; via the coding sequence ATGGAAAAGTTCAAGAAAGCTGGCAAAATTGCATCAAAAGTTAGAAAAAAAGCAATTAAAGCTGTAAAAGGCGAAATGAAAATATTGGATTTGGCAGAATTTATAGAAAATGAAATAGAAAAAATGGGTGCAAAACCAGCATTCCCATGTAATATATCAGTAAATGAAATTACAGCACATTACAGTCCACCATGTAATGATGATAGGAAAATACTGCCAGGTGATTTAGTCAAAATTGATATAGGCGTCCATGTAGATGGTTTCATTGGAGACACTGCAACTACAGTACTTGTGGAAGGTTATGAAGATTTAAAAAATTATAACGATGAATTGGCAGAAAAAAATAAAAAAATGATAGAAGCCGCAGAATCTGCCTTAGAAAATGCTATTAATACAATAAGAGATGGTGTGGAAATAGGTAAAATTGGTGAAGTAATTGAAAATACAATAAATAAATTTGGATTTAAACCCATCAGTAATTTAACAGGGCATAGTATTGATAGATGGGTCCTACATTCAGGATTATCTATTCCAAATGTTAAGGGTCAAAACTCTCATAAATTAAGGGAAGGAGATGTGGTTGCAATAGAACCATTTGCAACAGATGGTGTTGGTTATGTTGTTGACAAACCAGAAACTTATATATTTAGATTTTTGAGAGATAGGCCTGTGAGAGATCCATATGCATTACGTGTTTTAAGACATGTGAAAAAAGAATATAGGACATTGCCTTTTGCAGAAAGATGGTTAGAGAAAAAACTTGGAAGTAAAGGATTAAAACATGCATTAAAAGTTCTTATTAGACCACGAATTATTTATCCCTATCATGTTTTAAAAGAAAAAAGCGATTCATGGGTTTCTCAGGCAGAACATACGGTACTTGTAGAAAAGGATGCATGTGTAGTATTGACAGAGTAA